Below is a window of Chthoniobacterales bacterium DNA.
TGATGAGCGGCTGGGCCTGGGCGAGATCGAGCAGCACGCGCACGCGATCGGTCGCCCACGGATCGTCGCTCGTCTCATACCACCAGCCGAGGAAGTGCGGGGTGACCTCCGACAGCCGCTTGTAGAGGCCCGAGTAAAACTGCTTGTGGAGGGGATTCGTGTGATCGAGCGAATCGTCGGAAAGAACTTCTCCCACTTCGGGATGGGCGCGGAATGCGCGATCGAGGGCGTCGGCTGCCTTCATGTGGCCGGAGCCCACCGAGGCCGAAAGGATCATGACACGCTTCTTCTCCATGGAGGGGATGCCCTCCAAAGTGGCGCGTCCGAGCCTGCGGCGCGAGGGAGAAATGCGGCGAACGTGGGGTCGGCCTCGGAAAATGTGACTCCGCCGATCAGGCCAGGCCATCGTCTACCCGACCGTCGCACGCTTTTGCCGCAGGCGCTCCGCCCAGCCCGCGAAGCCGCCCTCGATGCCATCGGCGGCGATGCCATTGTCCACCGCGATGCCGCATGCCCACTCGGCCAGCTCGAGCTGGCCTTCCTGCTCGTAATTCCGCGCCAGCACGCGGAGGATCTCGCCGTGGGGCTTCACGCCGGGGCCGAAGGGCTCGGGATCCTTGTAGAATGCGTCGACGTAGACCTCGCTGAGGAAGCGGGCCATCGTGGGCCGGGCGCGCTGCATCACTTCGACGGCGCGCACGAAGAACTCGCCGCGCTCGGCCGGGTCCTCGAGCTTCTCGATCGCCGCAAGCACCGCCTCGCGGCTGCCGCGCCGCCAGAGCCAGTCCAACCGCTCGCGTTGTGCATCCATCACCCTGCAAGCCTCCTACCAGAAAGGCGCGGCCCGGCCAAGCGCCCACTTAGCCGTCGGCGGACGCGCGCCGGCACGCGAGCAGGATGGCCTCGACGTGGCGATGGTCCGTGCCGCAGCAGCCGCCGAGCACGGTGACGTGCGGCATTTTTCGGAGCAGGTCGCGATGGCGGCAGCCGAGATCGGCGGGATCGCCCTCGTCGAGATCGGGAGCATCGTTGAGCTCGGCGTGGCTGCGCATCGAGGAGTTTGCGCGGATGCCCCGGATGCGGCGCAGCCACGGTTCGCCCGCCGTCAGAGCGGCCTCGAAATGCACGGGGTGCGCGCAGTTGATCATGTAATACGCGGGCGGCGCGCTGGTGGCGGCGTCCACGGTTTCGATGGCCTCGCGGAGCGTCAGGCCGCCGGGCAGCCGGCCGTCGGTCTCGAGAGTGAAGGAGATCACCGCCGGGATGTCCAGTGCCTCCGCGGCCCGGGCGATGCCGACAGCCTCCTCGATGTAGTTCATGGTAAACGCGCTCACGAGGTCCGCCCCGGCGTCGCGCAGCGTGCGGACCTGCGCCGTGTGGTAGCGCGCCGCCTCGTCGGCATTCATCAGCGCGGAGGGGGCATAGCCGTCGCCGCGCGGCCCGACGCAGCCGCTGACGACGATCGGCGTCGCGGCGGTCTCGAATTCCTCGCGAACCTCGTGCATGAGGCCGATGCCCTGGCGGTTGGCCTCCGCCAGCGTTTCCGGCGTGTAGCCGAGCTGCGCGCCCCAATCGGGGTTCGCCCGCCAGGTCGGGCTCTCGAGCACGAAGCCCACGCCGTGCCGCCGCGCGAGGCCGGCATAGGTGCGGTAATATTTCCGCAAGGCCGCGCGGCCCTCCGATGTGGCGAGCAGGGTGAAGCCCGCAAAGAGCGGCAGATCGATGCCCTCGTGAAAAATGAGGGTTGTTTCCATGCCGCCGTCGGTGAGGAAAAGGTCGCCGGAGAGTTGGGGAAGGGTCTGTCGGGATGCAATCATTGGTGTTGGTGAATTCACCCTGTGGGCGTGAGTTCGCCCCTCACATTGTGAGGCGGCGCGTGGACCTGCCATTCGACGGCGCGCTCGGGCCGGTAGGAGCAGAAAGCGCCGATGCGGATGGAGTTCGCCAGATGCCGGGCCAGCGCGGGATACACCGCCTCGAGCTTTCGGATCGCGCTCCGGATGCGCCACGTCACCGCGGTGCGCGCCTTCTCCGCGGAATCGCCCGCCTTGCGGAGCCGTCCGCCGAGCCCGGTGGCCCGCTTGATCTCGCGCTCCAGCTCATCGCGCTCCTCCTCGAAGCGACTGGCGCGCGCGGCGTCGCCGGCCTCCCCGGCCTCGGCGAGGTCGGCCTCGATCTCCCGCAGTCGCGCGCGGTAGGCGCGACGCGCCTCTTCGTCGATGATCTCGACCCCGGCGGAGCGGACCGCTTCACCGGCCAGATCCACGCTGGCCACTTCGTCCCCGGCCCGCGCCAGCAGGCGCGCGATGTCGAGGAACCCGCGCAGCTCCGGCATCTGCGCGACCTGGTGCTCGAAGGCAAGCGTCCACAACGTCCCCTCGCGGCGGAAGACATTCGCGATCGGCCAGGTGAGCACTGCGGGCCGCTCCGGGGCGACGGCCGCGCCCTCCTCGAGCCCCGCGAGCCGCAGCCCCTCCGCGAGGTGCGCGATGTCCTCGTCGCGCCGGTAGGGATTCACATGCAGGATCCAGCGGAACAGCTCTCCGGAGCCGGCCTCGGCGCCGCAGAGGATCCGGCGGCGGAAGTCCTCGCGAAACTCCTCGAGGAAGGCTGTCGCGCGCTCCCGGTCGCCAAGATACGCGCACGCGGCCGCCCGGAAGACCGGCACATCGACGACCATCTGCGGCGGTGTTCTCGCGGCGACGGCGAGGAACTCCTCGTAGCGCCGCAGCGGGAAAAGCGGCGGCGCCGCGTAGCAGTAATACCACGCCGGACCGAGCGGATTCAGTGCGAGCGCCCGCTCCGCCAGCTCCCGGCCGAGTTCGGGACTCCCCTGGAAAGTCTGGCAGCTCGCGAGCTGCACGAGCAGCCCGGCGTCGTTCGGCGCCAGCCGCAGGGCGCGGTCGAAACGCGCGCCCGCCCGGTCGAACTCGCGACGGTATTGCTCGATGCGGCCAAGGATGAGCTGCACGGCCGCATCGTCCGCGTCCAGCGCCTCGGCCTGCCGCGCGTAGTCGTAAGCGAGCTTCTCCTTCTCCTCCCAGCGGCCCCAGACCTGGCAGCTCCATTCGTTGAAATGAGAAAGCGAGAGCCCACCCAGCGCCCGGGCGCAATGCGGGTCCGCCTCGAGCGCGCGCTCGAAGAACCGTCGCCCCTCCTCGTCCGCGTCGCCGATGCCGCGCTGCAGGCATTCCATGCCGCGCAACCAGCATTCGTAGGCAGCAAGCGTCGTGATTCGCCGGCGGCGGGCCGCCCCGAGCAGCGACTGGTCGATCTGGCCGGCCAGGGCATTCGCCACTTTCGCGGCGATCTCGTCGTGCGTTTCGGGGAGATTCCCGCCGTCATAACGCCCGGCCCAAAGGTGGCGGCCGCTCGCCGCCTCGATCAACTGCGCGGCGATCCGCAGCGTTCCGCCCATCCGCCGCACGCTGCCTTTCAGTAAATATCCCGCCCCGAGCCGGCGGCCGAGCGCCGCGTCGTCGAGCGCCTCCTCCCCGGCCGCGAACACCGAGTGCCGCGATCACGCCGAAGGCGGGGAAACGCGCCATCTCGGCAATAAGATCGTGCAGGAAGCCTGTCGCCAGTCGCGCATCCTCCGGCAGGCCGGAGAGATTCTCGAAGGGCAGCAAGGCCAGCGTGACGTTCGGTCGCCTCATGGTGGACAACGTCCTCGCTACCGAAAAGGACCGCCAGGGAAAAGCCGACGGTGACTTTCCGCACGCCCCCGCCGCCATGTCACGAAGTTGTCGCCAGGTTGTGCGCTCCGGCGATGACGGGCAATTCCGCTGCGCATGAAATCTTCCCGTTTCCTTTTCACCGCCGCGTTTCTTGGCGCCGCCGCGACCTCCCCTGCCCAAAGCCTCGAGTTCCTGACGCAGACCTCCGTTCCCACTGGCGCGGAGATTCTTTCCTTTTCCAAGGACGAGAACACCGTCGCCTCCACCGTGGGGTCGGCCGGCGTGCAGCTCTTCACGCTCAATGCCGACGGCAGCCTCACCGCCCGCGGCGGCGTGCTCTCCTACGCCGCGGAGTTCTCGAGCGCCCTCGGCGCGGTAAGTTCCGTCGCGCTCGACCCGCTGGGCCGTGGGTTCGGCGTCGCCTCCCTCATCCCGACGGCGAATGGCACGACCGCGGGCCGCGTCGCCTTCTTCAACTACCGCGCCGGCTCGGTCGCCTCGATCGTCACGCTCGAC
It encodes the following:
- a CDS encoding homocysteine S-methyltransferase family protein translates to MIASRQTLPQLSGDLFLTDGGMETTLIFHEGIDLPLFAGFTLLATSEGRAALRKYYRTYAGLARRHGVGFVLESPTWRANPDWGAQLGYTPETLAEANRQGIGLMHEVREEFETAATPIVVSGCVGPRGDGYAPSALMNADEAARYHTAQVRTLRDAGADLVSAFTMNYIEEAVGIARAAEALDIPAVISFTLETDGRLPGGLTLREAIETVDAATSAPPAYYMINCAHPVHFEAALTAGEPWLRRIRGIRANSSMRSHAELNDAPDLDEGDPADLGCRHRDLLRKMPHVTVLGGCCGTDHRHVEAILLACRRASADG